From Acinonyx jubatus isolate Ajub_Pintada_27869175 chromosome E2, VMU_Ajub_asm_v1.0, whole genome shotgun sequence:
ggaagcagaacccccccccacccccacccccagggcacagCTCAGCCCAGCAGTGTGGGACCCACAGCTCTGGGCTTGCGGAGATCTTTTGCCCCTACCTGGGCGGCCCAGACACGGCAAGAGGCCCCACAAGGCAAGGCAGGTCACATTCCACGTCTAGCTGGACTGAGAGTGTGTGGCTGAGGGCTCTCCCTGAGGAATTCTCGAAAAATCCAGGACAGtaactgacagcacagattccTGAGCCACACGGCCTGGGTTCAGattcacgctctgcctctctcctagctgCGTGACCTAAagcaggtttctttttcttttcttttcttttctttttttttaatatttatttatttatttagagagagtgagtgtgtgtgtgggggggggggggggggggagggacagagagagagagagagacagagaatcccgtgcaggctccccactgccagctcggaacccgatgcggggctcaaacccacgaaccgtgagatcccgacctgagccgaaaccaagagtccgagccgcccaggcgcccctaaagcaggTTTCTCAACCTCCCTGTGCCCGGGTGCTCTCGTCTGTTAAATGAGCATAACAGTGTGCCTTCCTCGCAGGAGAtcaagaggattaaatgagcgaAGACAGGCTTTCGGTTTCCTCTCTGAAACTCTGAAACTCTTTAGACCAGACACGTTTCAGAACCTGTGTGTTGGCACCGTAATGGGGTCCCTAGACTGTATGTTAGGTAGCTCCCCTGCGGGATCTGGGCAGCATCCCATAAtccaactctttctttctttctttctttctttctttctttctttctttctttctttctttctttctttcaatgtgtattgatttttgagacagagacagtgaaagcggaggaggggaagagagagggagacacagaatccgaagcaggcttcgggctctgagctgtcagtcagcgcagagcccgacgcggggctcgaactcacaaacctggagatcgtgacctgagccgaggtcagacgcttaaccgactgagccaaccagccaCTCCTAACGTTACTGTTTCTGTGGCAAAACACACAGACATCACATTGAGCAAAGTCTACAAATAGCCGCGGGTCAGTTCAGGCCATGTTTTGTCCCCGGATGAGTTCAATTCGGGTGGGGGGTTGGCCACCCAACTGGAGGAAAGTGGCCAACAAGGAAATGGACTGAGATGGTAAGTCTGGGGCCAGTGCCTGGTGTGTGGCAGGAACCACAGAAGCAGTAGCCTTAATTCGCTGTTTTTCTGTGGCTTTCTAGTTGTGCAGGCTGAGAGAAAGCCAGGAGAGGGAGCTCTTGAGATTCCTGGAAGCGGGTGGCTGCAGGGCCGGCTGCCTGATTTGCAGAGCCCAGTGGAACAGGGAAACGGGGGCCTTGTTCACATTTATTGATAATTTGTAGCTGGTGAGACCAGAGCACTAAACCAAgtgcagcaccccccccccgtttgtttttttttaaacaagtaaactctgcacccaacacggggctcacactcacaacccCGCGATCAGGAGTTGCacgctgtaccaactgagccagccaggtgaagCGCGGGGTCCTTTGGAGTGCAGGCCGTGGGCCGTTGCACGGGTCACACGCCTGGGTGGTGCGTACCTTTGTCCTGAGTGGCTCCCTCTTCCCCGGTAGCCCAGGTTCTAGTCCCGGCTCCACTCACCCCCTCTGCCTTTGGGACCTGGCCAGCCCCACAAGCTGGCTAGAGCCTGAGACCTGAGTCCTCCATGTAGGACCCCCCAGGCAGGCCCCGAGCTGGCAGCTGGTGTGATAAGGATTGGGACAGGGTTGTCAGGAGGCACGTGAGCAGAAGGGCTCCCCCTTTGGAAACCAGAGCAGTGGGCAGGGCACTTCTCGTACACCCCGGCGGAATGTGAGGTCACACTTAGCCTTGCTGTGGAAGAGCCAGCTGACCTTGCTGGGGACCCACGCTGAACAAGCGACATTTGAGGAGGGCCCAGGAGTGCTCAGATTTCCCACAGGGGTCAGATTAATAAAGTGAGGCGCCCCGGaatgtgggaggaggaggagagctgaGGCAAGGCCCACAGCACCCTGACGTTTGAGGGGAAGCTGGCGGGGAGAGAGATGGGATGCCTGGAGCAGGGGAGGACAAAAGCCAGATGATGAAGAGTGTCCCCCCGCCGCAATCCAGGGCTTCCTCCCACACGGGCCCATGAGACTCCTGAGCTGTGGCCGCTGGAATGGCCACAGGGAAACCGCAGAtacagaagagaacagaaagcgGGTCAGGACGCGCAGGACGCGGCTAGACAGGCTGGGATGACTTGTGTGAGGAATGAACCATTGGAGGGTGAGTGACACTCACGTGCGCCTGCCCACCCATCCTGACCgggtcctccctcctccccgcagCCATCGCGAGATCCTGGGCCACTTGCCCTTCCTTCTCCACCGTCTACTTCCTCTTCATCATCTTCGTGGCGTCTACCGACTTCCACTGCCACTGGCGCCTGGCCGTGGTGCCCGGCCCCTGGGCCTACTCGGGCCGTGTCGTCCTGCTCCCCAGATCTCTGCCCCGGGGCGGCATGTTCACCATCAACGCCCAAGGGCGCCTGGGGAACCAGATGGGGGAGTACGCCACCCTGTACGCCCTGGCCAAGATGAACGGGCGGCCCGCCTTCATCCCGGCCGAGATGCACAGCGCGCTGGCGCCCATCTTCCGGATCAGCCTCCCCGTCCTCCACCACACGGCGGCCGGCAGGATCCCCTGGCGGAACTACCCCCTGAACGACTGGATGGAGGACCGCTACCGCCACATCCCGGGCGAGTACGTGCGCCTCACCGGCTACCCCTGCTCCTGGACCTTCTACCACCACGTGCGCGACGAGATCCGGCGCGAGTTCACCCTGCACGACCACGTGCGGGAGGAGGCCCAGGCGTTTCTGCGGCGGCTCCGGGTGGGCGGGCGGCGGCCGGGCACCTTCGTGGGCGTCCACGTGCGCCGCGGCGACTACGTGCACGTCATGCCCCGCGTGTGGAAGGGCGTGGTCGCCGACCGCGGGTACCTGGAGCGGGCCCTGGGCTGGTTCCGGGCCCGCCACCGCGCCCCGGTCTTCGTGGTCACCAGCAACGGCATGGCCTGGTGCCGCGAGAACATCGACGCCTCCCGCGGCGACGTCGTGTTCGCCGGCGACGGCGTGGAGACCTCGCCGGCCAAGGACTTCGCGCTGCTCACGCAGTGCAACCACACGGTCATGACCATCGGCACGTTCGGGATCTGGGCCGCCTACCTGGCGGGCGGGGACACCATCCACCTGGCCAATTTCACCCTCTGGCACTCCCCCTTCCGCTGGATCTTTAAGCCCCAAGCAGCCTTCCCGCCGGAGTGGATGGGCATCGCTGCTGACCTTGGCCAGGCCAGAGAGAACAGCCCCTAGCCCCGCACGCGCCTCCCCGGCCCTCGGGTCGGCAGGCGGGCCCAGAATCAGGCACCCACGGCCTGCCTCCCGGCTGCTCTGCTTCTGAGCTGGGCGGCgaacaagtgacttaacctctctgtgcctttgcgGGCCACGTGCAGAACATAATACAGGACTTCCCTCAGCGGCTCCTCGCAAGAACCCAGCAAGTCCATTCGGTGTTTTGAAAACACGCGGTGAGTATTGGCCACTAACGGGCGCGTGCGTGGCGTCCCCTGAACCGTTGTGCTGCTTTAAGAGGGAAACATATTTTGAGCGTAAGCCCAAATTTTTTTGCCCCTGCCTCCTGAGAGGGTTTGGTTTGGTGAAGCCATTCCTGCCCTCAAGTCAAGGGCAGCTAAGAATTCGGGCTTTGGGTTTCCTGAGGCCTTATCGTGCAAGGATGTGAGGGAAGCCAGGATCTGAGAGGGTAAATCTCAGGGAGACGCCCTCGGTGGAGCAGAGAAGTCCCCGGAaatgggggtgggtgtggggtgggggcctcACAACCTCCCGGGACCCAAAGCCACTCTGAGAAACCCCTGTGTGGACAAAAGTTGGATGAAATGATCGTAATACGGGTTTTCTGGTATTCAGTGTGTTTAGAAGTATGGAGATCCCAGTATCTTTTTTCGGTGTATCACTCCTTTGtggatagtaaaaaaaaataataataattaattttaaaaaatcttttttttttcaaagtttattgatttgttaaaacaaaaatatttaatgcttatttatttttgaaagagagagggagacggggcacgagcaggggaggggcagagagagagggagacacagaatccgaagcaggctccaggctccgagctgtcagcacagagcccgacgtggggctcgaacccacaaaccatgagaccatgacctgagccaaagtcggacgcccaactgacagggccacccaggcgcccctgaatcccCATTTCTTGGCACGCTTCTGAGGTTGAACAAATTTGTTTTCACATATTAATCACATTGTATCTCCCCAGAGCCATTTTGACCCCAATTTACTTCCTTCAGTCCAGATGGAGGCATCATGGTCTGGGGCTGAGGGTCGGGGATACTAAAGAAAAGCCGAAGAAGGTtccagaggaaggggaggggagccgGGAGGGAGGTTCTATGTGAGCCGTCTACTGCTGCTTAGCAAATTTACTccaaaacatagtggcttaaaataactaCAGTAATTTATCACCTCGTACAGTGTGTGTGGGTCAGGAATTCGGGAGCCGTGTAGCTGGATGGTTCTCCCTGCCAGGTGTCGGCAAAGGCCAGTCATCTGAAGGTCCTCCTGGGACCGGGGGGATCGGCTTCCATGGCTAGAAGTTTCCTGGGCTCTTGGCTCTTGGTCATATCCTCGAGATGTGGGCCTCTGTGGGGCTGTGTGAGCCTCAAGGCCGCTGGATTCCTCCCTAGAGAGAAACCAAGAGACCAAGGTGGAAACTGCCCTGCCTTCACGGCCCAGCCAGCCCGAGCCACACACGGCcacttctgccatattccatCGATCACACAGCGCAGCCCTGGTGCACTGTGGGAGGGGACCGCAGCAGGTTAGGATCCCCCGGAGCAGGGGGATCACTGCAGGCAGCcagtgccgggggggggggggggtgacactAGTTTTCTAGAGTcgtcataacaaagtaccacaaacgtCGTGGCTTAAACCACAGACACGGATTGTCCGatggctctggaggctggaagtccgatCCACAAGGTCAGCTGGttggttccttttctttctttctttctttttttttaatgtttatttattattgagagacagagacagactgtgagcaggggaggggcagagagagagggagacacagaatccgaagcaggctccgggctctgagctgtcagggaccccgagatcatgacctgagtcgaagtcggacactcaacccactgagccccgcCAGCCGCCCCCTGGTTGGTTCCTTCTAAGGCCGTGAGGGAGGATGTGTTCCTGACTTGTACATGACCGTCTTCTCCCTGCCTTTTTGTCTCCCCTCTGTACaggtctgtgtccaaatttcctcctcTTCGTTAGGACACCAGTCATAAGGGATGATGCcctcatttttgtaaatgtttttatttacttatttatttttgagagagggagcagggggaggggcagagagagggggacaatgGATCCAAAGTGAGTTACTCTGAgccgacagcagcgagcccaacgtggggttcgaactcacaaacagagaGATCGAGACCTCAGCCAAAGCCTGACACTTAGGCCACGgcgccatccaggcacctcccaTTCCATGTGTTTCTTCCGTTCTCTCAAGGCCAGTCCCTCCTCCTCAGGATCATTTACCGGAGTCTGGATCTTTTCCCAAATTGTCCCCTTTGGAGAGACTC
This genomic window contains:
- the LOC106988654 gene encoding galactoside alpha-(1,2)-fucosyltransferase 2-like, giving the protein MFTINAQGRLGNQMGEYATLYALAKMNGRPAFIPAEMHSALAPIFRISLPVLHHTAAGRIPWRNYPLNDWMEDRYRHIPGEYVRLTGYPCSWTFYHHVRDEIRREFTLHDHVREEAQAFLRRLRVGGRRPGTFVGVHVRRGDYVHVMPRVWKGVVADRGYLERALGWFRARHRAPVFVVTSNGMAWCRENIDASRGDVVFAGDGVETSPAKDFALLTQCNHTVMTIGTFGIWAAYLAGGDTIHLANFTLWHSPFRWIFKPQAAFPPEWMGIAADLGQARENSP